A stretch of Anaeromyxobacter dehalogenans 2CP-1 DNA encodes these proteins:
- the cysK gene encoding cysteine synthase A, with translation MGRRYASILETIGNTPVVRINRLAPPNVNLFVKVEAFNPLGSVKDRLAIAVIEAAERSGALKPGQTVIEATSGNTGIGLAMVCAAKGYPLVLVMAESFSVERRRLMRFLGAKVVLTPAAERAVGMIRKTEALAAAHGWFMTRQFENEANPDYHSRTTAQEILADFAGDRLDYWVTGYGTGGTLKGVARVLRKERPETKIVVCEPAEAPLLGSGAAQSRNPDGTPAAPHPSFKPHPMQGWTPDFIPKLTGDAVDLKLVDRILAVPGPEAIRCAKELAAREGIFVGITSGGTFAGALEIAASAEPGANILCMLPDTGERYLSTPLFADVPSEMTEEEQSIARSVADAGPKA, from the coding sequence ATGGGCCGACGTTACGCGAGCATCCTGGAGACGATCGGAAACACTCCCGTAGTCCGGATCAACAGGCTCGCTCCACCGAACGTGAACCTGTTCGTGAAGGTGGAGGCCTTCAACCCGCTCGGCTCGGTGAAGGACCGTCTCGCCATCGCGGTGATCGAGGCGGCGGAGCGCTCGGGAGCGCTGAAGCCGGGGCAGACGGTCATCGAGGCGACCAGCGGCAACACCGGCATCGGCCTGGCCATGGTCTGCGCGGCGAAGGGCTATCCGCTGGTGCTCGTGATGGCCGAGTCGTTCAGCGTCGAGCGGCGCCGGCTGATGCGCTTCCTGGGTGCGAAGGTGGTGCTCACCCCGGCGGCGGAGCGCGCGGTGGGCATGATCAGGAAGACGGAGGCGCTGGCGGCCGCGCACGGCTGGTTCATGACGCGTCAGTTCGAGAACGAGGCCAACCCCGACTACCACTCGCGCACGACGGCGCAGGAGATCCTGGCCGACTTCGCGGGCGACCGGCTCGACTACTGGGTGACCGGCTACGGGACCGGTGGGACGCTCAAGGGCGTGGCCCGCGTGCTCCGCAAGGAACGGCCGGAGACGAAGATCGTGGTCTGCGAGCCGGCGGAGGCCCCGCTCCTGGGCAGCGGGGCCGCGCAGTCACGCAATCCGGACGGCACCCCGGCCGCACCGCACCCGAGCTTCAAGCCGCATCCGATGCAGGGATGGACCCCGGACTTCATCCCGAAGCTGACCGGCGACGCGGTGGACCTGAAGCTGGTGGACCGCATCCTGGCCGTCCCCGGCCCGGAGGCGATCCGCTGCGCCAAGGAGCTGGCCGCACGGGAGGGCATCTTCGTGGGCATCACCTCCGGCGGCACGTTCGCCGGCGCCCTCGAGATCGCCGCCAGCGCGGAGCCGGGGGCCAACATCCTCTGCATGCTGCCGGACACGGGGGAGCGTTACCTCAGCACGCCGCTCTTCGCGGACGTGCCGTCGGAGATGACCGAGGAGGAACAGTCGATCGCGCGTTCCGTGGCGGACGCGGGCCCGAAGGCCTGA